One window of the Pempheris klunzingeri isolate RE-2024b chromosome 10, fPemKlu1.hap1, whole genome shotgun sequence genome contains the following:
- the asb1 gene encoding ankyrin repeat and SOCS box protein 1 has translation MADGPEADVDDPPSVNFPPLITVSDLPSATAAGRNLKEWLQEQFCDKPLEQDDMRLHNAAYVGDLDTLRNLLQEDGFKRRINEKSVWCCGCLPCTPLRIAATAGHAACVAYLIAQGAEVDLVDVKGQTALYVAVVNGHLDCVRILLEAGADPNGSRHHRSTPLYHAARVGRLDILQELIRFHADVDMDHQLGPRLLLSARTLNTLVVCPLYISAAYHHLHCFRLLLQAGAQPDFNYTGPVCHEALTRGLASCLLDAVLRHGCEVAFIQLLLDHGAKPALVPWDESELEASNRRKVDPEALRVFLEARRCPHRLTHLCRIRIRRAMGKNRLNHIPSLPLPQPIKNFLLHHN, from the exons ATGGCCGACGGTCCGGAGGCTGATGTCGACGACCCACCTAGTGTCAATTTCCCTCCGCTTATCACTGTCTCTGACCTGCCCAGTGCCACTGCTGCAG GCCGTAACCTGAAGGAATGGCTCCAGGAGCAGTTCTGCGACAAACCTCTGGAGCAGGACGACATGCGGCTCCACAATGCGGCCTATGTCGGAGATCTGGACACCCTGAGGAACCTGCTGCAGGAGGACGGCTTCAAACG GCGCATCAATGAGAAGTCTGTGTGGTGTTGTGGCTGTCTGCCCTGCACCCCCCTGCGGATCGCAGCCACAGCAGGACACGCGGCCTGCGTGGCCTATCTGATCGCCCAGGGAGCTGAGGTGGACCTGGTCGATGTAAAGGGTCAAACGGCTCTCTACGTAGCTGTGGTCAACGGTCACCTGGACTGTGTCAGAATCCTCCTTGAAGCCGGAGCTGATCCCAACGGCAGTCGCCACCACCGCAGCACGCCGTTGTACCACGCTGCGCGGGTGGGAAGGCTGGACATACTGCAGGAGCTCATCAG GTTCCATGCTGATGTAGACATGGACCACCAGCTGGGTCCCCGGCTCCTCTTAAGTGCTCGCACCCTCAACACCCTGGTGGTGTGTCCCCTCTACATCAGCGCTGCctaccaccacctccactgttTCCGGCTGCTGCTCCAGGCCGGCGCTCAGCCCGATTTCAACTACACGGGGCCCGTGTGCCACGAGGCCCTGACCCGCGGCCTGGCCTCCTGCCTGCTGGATGCCGTGCTGCGACACGGCTGTGAGGTGGCCTTCATCCAACTGCTGCTGGACCACGGGGCCAAGCCGGCCCTTGTGCCCTGGGACGAGTCTGAGCTGGAGGCTTCTAATCGCAGGAAGGTGGATCCAGAGGCACTCAGGGTCTTCCTGGAGGCGAGGA gGTGCCCTCATAGGCTGACTCACCTGTGTCGCATCAGGATCCGCAGAGCGATGGGCAAAAATCGTCTTAACCACATACCCTCGTTACCGCTACCACAGCCAATCAAGAACTTCCTGCTTCACCACAACTGA